From the genome of Brassica oleracea var. oleracea cultivar TO1000 chromosome C4, BOL, whole genome shotgun sequence:
AGCAAGAAGATCCTCCAAGTCTTTTGAAGCTCTGATGTTGTTCTCTTCTATCATCTCCACCATTGATTCTCTGAAGTCTTTCTTTGGATCAACCGAACTCTTCATCACTGCAAAACTCTCAAGAAAAGCTTGTTTGTTCTCTGATCTAGACGTGCTTCTACGCGTACCTGAGAGTTGAATTCTAGGTGAATTTACTCTTCTGAGGTTTATCCCTGAAGGTGATTTTCTTCCACTAGAGACTTGCTTTTGGTATTTCTTCTCTGTTATGCATTCATCATCTTCATCTTCTTCTTTCTCTTTATTAATCTTCACAGAAAGATGGGGTTTTAGCGGTTTCTTGGTTGAGTTTCTTGCAGGACAAGCTTTCTCTGTGAAAGCTTTATTGTTTGCTTTGATCTTAAAGTTGGAATGATCAACGAATTCATCTTCCTCCTCTTTGTAGAAACTATACACAAAATACTTAGGGGACCTTTCAAGAGCTGGAAACGTGTAGTGAGACGAATCTTGACCATTGATCTTGCTCTTGTCAAAACCAGCAGATGCAAAAGGAGGAGTGTTTGGTTTAAGAGATGGCTTGTAAAATGTCTTTCTTTTACTCATCCTTTTTCTGTGAGTAGAGTTTCTTGGTAAGTTGTGGTGAGGACTGTTAGCTACTAAGCTGTTGGAGAAATGAGAGGCTGAAGAGTTATGAGGAAAAGAATCCGAGGAGAGTTTCTTCTTGTTACAAGTGTTTGAGGAAGAATAAGAAGGTTTGTTTTTGGGTTTAGACTGTTTAGTCATGTCTTTGAGCTTGTGAAACCATGCATTTGGGATCATATCTGAAAATTTGAACTTGTGATTCCCCATCTCATCTCTTACTCTTCAAAATATTTTCTGAACTTCTCTTATATAATGAAACTTTGTTTTGTTTCCCTAGATAAAGAAAAGCAGAAGAAGCAGAATCTCTATGTGACAGATAAAGAAGCTAAGATTGGAATGCATGTAGTGAGAGAAGAATAGGGGCCCAATTTTAGAAAAAGCTTAAAGAATGACACATGTTTTGTATCATTATCACCAGCATCAGCGTGAACTACTTGAGACATCACATTTACACACGATTTAGTTCATTTGAGGATTATTTAAATAGTTTCGGTGCGGAATATGGTGGATAATTGATTCAGGGGATTTTAAACTGAATGACTAAGAATATAAAAGATTAATTAATATATTTGCTGTAATCACATTCAACTTAATTAATTTCTTAAAACATTAATTACAAAAAAACTAAAAAGAAATAGATGAACAAAGTTATTAATTATTATAGTATATAAATTTTCTTAAATTAGAAATTGTAGTGCAACGAAAATCACATACAATAAATGAAAAAGCTAAAAAGTCTATGAAACCAAACGTTACCAAGCAGATTTTTTAAATAATTTGTAACAAAATCAGTTTCAAGTAATCCACTAAAAAGTATATTAAAAAAAAGTTATTATGACCAAATGGCAAGTCAAAAATAAGCTTTTGGACTAAAACGTTCACACCATTTGCAGCCTTTATCTTGGCCAAATGGATAAATGAAAATTTATAATATAAACAAAAAAAAAATCCAACATTTAGCTGAAAAACTTTCACATATGTAAATTAAATTATCTTGGCTAGTACACATAATAATGAAATTATATATTTTCCTTTGGATGCTTCTTTGAATTTGGTAAAGTCTGAACCCATATCTTATGTTTTAGCTACAAATAATTTTATATGGTTATGTTAAGGTGATACAGGTATGCAAATGATGAGAATAGGATAATCGAATTTTCTATAATTATATTAAGGTGATACAGGTATGCAAATGATGAGATTAGGATAATCAATATTTTCCATTTTATTTGAAT
Proteins encoded in this window:
- the LOC106340285 gene encoding transcription repressor OFP2 is translated as MGNHKFKFSDMIPNAWFHKLKDMTKQSKPKNKPSYSSSNTCNKKKLSSDSFPHNSSASHFSNSLVANSPHHNLPRNSTHRKRMSKRKTFYKPSLKPNTPPFASAGFDKSKINGQDSSHYTFPALERSPKYFVYSFYKEEEDEFVDHSNFKIKANNKAFTEKACPARNSTKKPLKPHLSVKINKEKEEDEDDECITEKKYQKQVSSGRKSPSGINLRRVNSPRIQLSGTRRSTSRSENKQAFLESFAVMKSSVDPKKDFRESMVEMIEENNIRASKDLEDLLACYLSLNPKEYHDLIIQVFEQIWRQLTKTK